From the genome of Sulfurimonas paralvinellae:
AGCAAGTGCACCTATCTGGAAGTATGATTTAAAGAACGGTCAAAGAATTTATGCAGAGGATCGCTCGACGGCGATTAAAGGCAGCGGTATTTTAGGAGAAAAAGTATGAGTATAACAGGCACTGATTTCATCTCTTTTGAGACAAGTCAAAATATGCTTGATCTGTTGCAGGTAAATAATCACAGATATGAGAGAGTTCCTTTGAGTGATGCCTTAGGTCGTGTCTTGGCAGAGGATATTGTCGCTCAATTTAACGATCCGCAGTTTCCGACGGCATCGATGGACGGTTATGCAGTGCGTCATGCAGATTTGGCAAAAGGCGAGTTGAGCGTTTTAGGTGACAACCCTGCTGGACATGATGAACAGCGTGAGCTGCAAGAAGGTGAGTCTATCAAGACATTTACAGGTTCTATGATGCCCCATGGATCAGACACACTCATCCAGATAGAAAATGTTATCTTTGCAGACGGGAAGATCATTATCAATGAGATGGTAGAAAGCGGAAATGCCGTTCGTCCTGTCGGTGAAGGTTATGCCGCTGGTGATGTACTCATTAAAAAAGGAACAAAGATAGGTTTTGCCGAGATCGGTGTGATGGCTGGGCTGAATCAGGTCATGGTAAAAGTGGCACTTCGTCCCCGTGTAGCTGTTATTGCCACAGGAAGCGAAATACTTGACCTTGGTGAGAACTCTGAGAATCCCGCACAGATACGAAGCTCGAACAACTATACTTTGTCGGCCCTGTTCGAGCAGGCAGGTGCAGAAGTCATTCAGCTTGGAACAGCTCCTGATGACAGAGAT
Proteins encoded in this window:
- a CDS encoding molybdopterin molybdotransferase MoeA; its protein translation is MSITGTDFISFETSQNMLDLLQVNNHRYERVPLSDALGRVLAEDIVAQFNDPQFPTASMDGYAVRHADLAKGELSVLGDNPAGHDEQRELQEGESIKTFTGSMMPHGSDTLIQIENVIFADGKIIINEMVESGNAVRPVGEGYAAGDVLIKKGTKIGFAEIGVMAGLNQVMVKVALRPRVAVIATGSEILDLGENSENPAQIRSSNNYTLSALFEQAGAEVIQLGTAPDDRDAIMKTFENALESADIMVSTGGVSVGDYDFVKDIVPRLGAEIVYKGVGIKPGRHILVAQRGHKFIMALPGFAYSSTVVAILYVLPLIAKMLGKEKPYKTVAAKLQEDFRKRSRFTEFTACNVVVEDGEYFVNFEGKKVGSSAILTNMLDNSALMIAGEEDKFLEAGTYVNVILLENF